One genomic segment of Penaeus chinensis breed Huanghai No. 1 chromosome 24, ASM1920278v2, whole genome shotgun sequence includes these proteins:
- the LOC125037815 gene encoding serine/threonine-protein kinase/endoribonuclease IRE1-like isoform X3, with amino-acid sequence MDIVDRKCPKPSRNTVYFGRTLYNIILYEASTGNKWNISFSEYATSGSSSTVQDYDLVHYTSTGEGSILTVDQMTGSLLWTLDLESPLVAMYQLGPDGGLQAVPTTTVAPQTLNHFTKEFMHLTHQTQDGSDGLLIKKLSPTIYIGECSSGVYALPALVDTNTVTISRKESQLLLEGPPGFRGTLGSRPSQTASDAEEEKKPDVLLLGYYEVPEKVKADLAKATPEELADFNNHILPLGITHEKNESNTAETTTYPSQKSKQERDHLILDGMEQIKKMNFSFIASGRMIRWWGAIFQVAYGWLFADPINLLVVILILGLGGIGILLYKQAKDYARLSQEMSSHRLWSQGSNSSSGGSSSSVTAQVEELEDGSVRVGKIEFDPLQLLGKGCDGTFVFQGSFDGRSVAVKRVLPRCFSIADREVDLLRESDQHPHVIRYFCTEQCRQFRYIALELCSATVEDFVQGRFKADISDHTILHQATSGLQHLHNLDIVHRDIKPHNVLLSIPNNRGQVRAMISDFGLCKRLETGRMSFSRRSGITGTEGWIAPEMMLQTSRPTCKVDIFSLGCVYYYLLTKGRHPFGSVLDRQSNIISGKYLLDDLSDEKDVCCRILIEKMISSKASERPPISAIQKHPFYWSKEKVLGFFQDVSDRVEKEGGDSLVMMNLERGNLDVVRGDWRQHMHHVIAEDLRRFRDYKGWSVRDLLRALRNKRNHYRELKEEARLVFGRIPDEFVSYWTDRFPKLLIHTWIAMHCVKSEPIFTKYYDTFYNFFQAEDSDSEVEEAIEDDFLHENYSFAPNNPHWTGTPRMWPGNSVQEQQNPSYTIIKRSPSKSTNNRDKKEDKPPVWVIRKPQNTFEPRFKASEVRSPGNIDGPWRRLPEEAREKEKLQETKIESTTVSSLCERSEELESTEIVNPALQEEESQGCDDDKLDNESCIDIDNLQDEGSTVEEIPLTEKGVPDNNIQASLPEKRRDASQLRFRPVRTSPEKLPPEPDKQIKIVTGTGKKKKTKNIVIGGNE; translated from the exons ATTTGGTTCACTACACATCAACTGGTGAAGGATCTATCTTGACTGTGGATCAGATGACTGGTTCTCTTCTCTGGACACTGGATCTAGAATCCCCATTGGTTGCAATGTACCAGCTTGGACCTGATG GAGGACTACAGGCTGTCCCGACAACTACAGTTGCACCACAGACCTTGAATCATTTTACAAAAGAATTCATGCACCTGACACATCAGACCCAAGATGGTTCTGATGGTCTTCTTATAAAAAAACTCAG TCCAACAATTTACATTGGAGAGTGCAGCTCTGGTGTGTATGCATTGCCAGCACTGGtggatacaaacacagtaactatTTCACGTAAAGAGTCTCAGTTACTCCTAGAAGGCCCTCCTGGTTTTCGAGGTACGCTGGGTTCTCGCCCATCACAAACTGCAAGtgatgcagaagaagaaaagaaacctgATGTACTATTACTTG GGTATTATGAAGTACCAGAGAAAGTGAAGGCTGACCTGGCTAAGGCAACACCAGAGGAATTAGCtgattttaataatcatataCTACCCTTAGGCATCACTCATGAGAAGAATGAAAGTAATACAGCAGAGACAACCACTTATCCTAGCCAAAAATCCAAACAGGAAAGGGATCATTTAATTTTAG ATGGCAtggagcaaataaaaaaaatgaactttAGTTTTATAGCTTCAGGAAGAATGATCAGATGGTGGGGAGCCATTTTTCAAGTAGCATATGGATGGCTTTTTGCCGATCCTATCAACCTGCTGGTAGTGATTCTTATTCTAGGCCTTGGAGGAATAGGCATTCTCCTTTATAAACAG GCCAAGGATTATGCACGTCTATCTCAAGAAATGTCATCTCATAGACTTTGGTCCCAAGGGTCCAATAGTTCATCAGGTGGTTCATCCAGCAGTGTCACTGCACAAGTGGAGGAATTAGAAGATGGATCTGTTCGTGTAGGGAAAATAGAGTTTGATCCTTTGCAGCTACTTGGTAAAGGATGTGATGGAACCTTTGTATTTCA AGGCTCTTTTGATGGACGCTCTGTTGCAGTTAAGAGAGTGCTTCCAAGGTGCTTCTCTATCGCTGATCGAGAAGTAGACCTACTTCGGGAAAGCGATCAGCATCCTCATGTGATCAGATATTTTTGCACTGAAcag TGCCGTCAGTTCCGGTACATAGCATTAGAGCTCTGTAGTGCAACAGTGGAAGATTTTGTGCAGGGGAGATTTAAAGCAGATATCAGTGACCATACCATCCTCCACCAAGCGACGTCAGGCCTGCAACATCTGCATAACCTTGACATTG tgcaTCGTGATATTAAGCCACACAATGTTCTTCTCTCAATACCAAATAATCGTGGCCAAGTCCGTGCCATGATATCTGATTTTGGATTGTGTAAACGGCTAGAGACAGGCCGAATGTCCTTTTCAAGAAGGTCAGGCATCACAGGTACTGAAGGATGGATTGCTCCCGAAATGATGCTACAAACATCTCGACCA acCTGTAAAGTTGATATATTTTCACTTGGGTGTGTGTACTACTACCTCTTAACAAAGGGAAGGCATCCATTTGGCTCTGTCCTAGATAGACAGTCAAACATCATATCAGGAAAATATCT ACTTGATGACTTAAGTGATGAAAAGGATGTCTGCTGTAGGATTCTAATAGAAAAAATGATTAGCAGCAAAGCATCAGAACGCCCACCAATATCTGCCATCCAAAAACACCCATTCTACTGGAGTAAAGAGAAAGTTCTAGGTTTCTTCCAG GATGTGAGTGATCGTGtagagaaagaaggtggagacAGTTTGGTCATGATGAACCTTGAGCGAGGGAATTTGGATGTGGTTCGAGGAGACTGGCGTCAACACATGCATCATGTCATTGCAGAAGACCTTCGCAGATTTAGAGACTATAAAGGATGGTCTGTCAGAGATCTCCTCAGAGCTCTTAGAAATAAG AGAAACCATTACCGGGAGCTTAAGGAGGAGGCCAGACTAGTGTTTGGTCGCATTCCAGATGAGTTTGTATCATACTGGACAGACCGGTTCCCGAAATTGCTCATCCACACTTGGATTGCAATGCATTGTGTCAAGTCAGAAccaatatttacaaaatattatgATACCTTTTATAACTTTTTTCAG gCTGAGGACTCTGACTCTGAAGTTGAAGAGGCAATTGAGGAT GACTTTTTGCATGAAAATTATAGCTTCGCTCCCAATAACCCCCACTGGACTGGGACCCCTAGAATGTGGCCTGGTAATAGTGTCCAAGAACAACAGAATCCCTCCTACACTATCATAAAGAGAAGTCCAAGTAAAAGCACCAATAACAGGGACAAGAAAGAAGACAAACCACCTGTCTGGGTAATTCGCAAACCTCAGAATACCTTTGAGCCTAGATTTAAAGCTTCTGAAGTTAGGAGTCCAGGGAATATAGATGGGCCATGGAGAAGACTGCCAGAAgaagcaagggaaaaggagaagcttCAGGAGACCAAAATTGAAAGTACAACTGTTTCAAGCCTATGTGAGAGGTCTGAAGAATTAGAATCAACAGAAATTGTGAATCCTGCTCTCCAAGAAGAGGAAAGTCAGGGCTGTGATGATGATAAGTTAGATAACGAATcttgcattgatatagataatcTTCAAGATGAAGGGAGCACGGTAGAAGAAATTCCCCTAACTGAAAAAGGTGTCCCTGATAATAACATCCAAGCTAGTCTGCCAGAGAAGCGAAGAGATGCTTCTCAGTTGCGATTCCGCCCAGTTAGAACATCCCCAGAGAAACTTCCACCTGAGCCTGATAAACAGATCAAAATAGTGACTGGCACaggcaaaaagaagaagacaaaaaatattgttataGGTGGAAATGAGTGA